The following are from one region of the Planctomonas sp. JC2975 genome:
- a CDS encoding pyrimidine reductase family protein — MIDAIWPHAATALDDDAVIAGYEHGVASRWVRVNFVSSVDGSATLAGRSGALSDAADKRVFTLLRHVCDVVLVGAGTVRAEGYSGELVDAEARRWREAHGFAAHPTLAIVTGEAALDPGSELFRRSPVRPIVITRVSADRDRVAALTAVADVVECGGTSVDLRQALDALAERGLRRVQCEGGPHLLGALTAADAVDELCLTVSPVLVGGNGPRIATGSETDRSLRVGQVLRSDDTLLLRYVRAD, encoded by the coding sequence GTGATCGACGCCATCTGGCCGCACGCCGCGACCGCTCTGGACGACGATGCCGTCATCGCCGGTTACGAGCACGGCGTGGCATCACGGTGGGTGCGCGTGAACTTCGTCTCGTCGGTGGACGGGTCGGCGACGCTGGCCGGACGATCCGGCGCGCTCTCGGATGCTGCGGACAAGCGCGTCTTCACCCTCCTGCGACACGTGTGCGACGTGGTCCTCGTCGGTGCAGGCACCGTGCGGGCCGAGGGCTACTCGGGAGAGCTCGTGGATGCCGAGGCGCGGCGCTGGCGCGAGGCGCACGGTTTCGCAGCGCATCCGACGCTGGCGATCGTCACGGGGGAGGCCGCGCTGGATCCCGGGTCAGAGCTGTTCAGGCGGTCGCCCGTTCGACCGATCGTCATCACTCGGGTCTCTGCCGACCGGGACAGAGTGGCGGCGTTGACGGCGGTGGCAGACGTGGTGGAGTGCGGCGGAACATCCGTCGACCTGCGTCAGGCGCTCGACGCGCTCGCCGAGCGCGGGCTGCGACGAGTGCAGTGCGAAGGCGGTCCACACCTGCTCGGGGCCCTCACCGCGGCGGATGCCGTCGACGAGTTGTGCCTGACCGTCAGCCCCGTGCTGGTCGGCGGAAACGGACCGCGGATCGCGACGGGCTCGGAGACGGACAGGTCGCTGCGGGTCGGGCAGGTGCTCCGGTCGGACGACACGCTTCTGCTGCGTTACGTTCGCGCAGACTGA
- the folP gene encoding dihydropteroate synthase, giving the protein MSVYLPPLRTPVRTIGAHTFDFSARVAVMAVVNRTPDSFYDRGATFSLDAAVHACLAAVEHGADWIDIGGVPFKPGPALPVDEEIARVVPVVEALRRESDVVLSVDTFESEVALHAIAAGADVINDTTGIHDRRLAEVVADSDATLVITHSLAAPRTVYPRPQYDDVVTEVAAFLGERVDLAVSLGVPENRIVIDPGHDLNKNTLHTLELTRRFDEIAAIGLPALAAVSNKDFIGETLDVDRADRLEGSLAAAVFCVTQGARVVRMHNVRESVAAVRMTEAILGLREPAFLKHNMGDFNEEAL; this is encoded by the coding sequence ATGAGCGTCTACCTGCCTCCGCTTCGCACCCCGGTGCGCACCATCGGGGCCCACACCTTCGACTTCTCAGCGCGAGTGGCCGTGATGGCCGTCGTGAACCGCACCCCCGACTCGTTCTACGACCGCGGCGCCACCTTCTCCCTGGATGCCGCGGTGCACGCCTGCCTCGCCGCCGTCGAGCACGGCGCCGACTGGATCGACATCGGAGGCGTGCCCTTCAAACCGGGACCAGCGCTTCCCGTGGACGAGGAGATCGCGAGAGTCGTTCCCGTCGTCGAGGCGTTGCGGCGCGAGTCGGACGTCGTCCTCTCCGTCGACACGTTCGAGTCGGAGGTGGCGCTGCACGCGATCGCGGCCGGAGCCGACGTGATCAACGACACCACGGGCATCCATGATCGGCGGCTCGCCGAGGTGGTCGCCGACAGCGACGCGACGCTCGTCATCACCCATAGCCTGGCGGCGCCCCGCACCGTGTATCCACGTCCGCAGTACGACGACGTGGTGACGGAGGTTGCAGCGTTCCTCGGCGAGCGTGTGGACCTCGCCGTGTCTCTCGGCGTGCCGGAGAACCGGATCGTGATCGACCCTGGCCACGACCTGAACAAGAACACCCTGCACACGCTCGAGCTCACGCGTCGGTTCGACGAGATCGCCGCCATCGGGCTGCCGGCGCTCGCCGCGGTGTCGAACAAGGACTTCATCGGCGAGACCCTCGACGTGGACCGCGCCGACAGGCTCGAGGGATCGCTCGCGGCCGCCGTGTTCTGCGTCACGCAGGGTGCGCGCGTGGTCCGCATGCACAACGTGCGGGAATCGGTCGCCGCCGTGCGCATGACCGAGGCGATCCTCGGCCTGCGGGAGCCCGCGTTTCTCAAGCACAACATGGGCGACTTCAACGAGGAGGCGCTGTAG
- a CDS encoding FAD-dependent oxidoreductase, translating to MSASEFVIVGGGLAAGTAASTLRDEGFDGHITLIAGEAHKPYIRPPLSKAFLARLDESELWVQPDAWWHEHDVDVRSGQHARSLDTDGRKVVLEGGATVPFDRLLLATGAAPRRLDVPGADAEGIHYLRTLEDSRGIREATEAGDKRVVVVGSGWIGMEVAATVRGFGNEVTVVSHSEVPLSAALDDELGEVFAGLHLDHGVRLVRGADVQAFRVADGRVTGVVHSAGEVDADLVVVGIGAVPLVGIAEDAGFEVENGILVDAGMHAGFSDVFAAGDAADPFHPVLGRQLRSEHWANAIGTGRTAALNMLDRGVEYDDIPYFYTDQFDLGMEFSGYAPLMPGTHVVYRGDLAAREFVSFWVTGEGRVVAGMNVNVWDVNEQVQGLIRSARPVDEARLADPTVPLGDLVADA from the coding sequence ATGTCAGCTTCGGAATTCGTCATCGTCGGAGGCGGTCTCGCGGCCGGCACAGCGGCATCCACACTGAGGGACGAGGGCTTCGACGGACACATCACGCTGATCGCCGGAGAGGCGCACAAGCCGTACATCCGGCCGCCGCTCTCCAAGGCCTTCCTCGCGCGGCTCGACGAGTCCGAACTGTGGGTGCAGCCGGATGCCTGGTGGCACGAGCACGACGTCGACGTGCGTTCCGGACAGCACGCGCGCTCGCTGGACACCGACGGCCGCAAGGTGGTGCTGGAGGGTGGCGCGACGGTGCCGTTTGATCGCCTGCTGCTCGCCACGGGCGCCGCGCCGCGCAGGCTGGACGTCCCGGGAGCGGATGCGGAGGGCATCCACTACCTGCGAACACTCGAAGACTCCCGCGGTATCAGAGAGGCCACGGAGGCCGGGGACAAGCGCGTCGTCGTGGTCGGTTCGGGCTGGATCGGCATGGAGGTGGCCGCCACCGTGCGAGGCTTCGGCAACGAGGTGACCGTGGTGTCGCACTCGGAGGTCCCGTTGTCGGCGGCCCTGGACGACGAGCTGGGCGAGGTGTTCGCCGGGCTCCACCTGGATCACGGCGTAAGGCTCGTGCGCGGTGCGGACGTGCAGGCGTTCCGCGTCGCGGATGGGCGCGTGACAGGTGTCGTGCACAGCGCAGGCGAGGTCGACGCCGACCTGGTGGTCGTCGGGATCGGAGCCGTTCCGCTCGTGGGCATCGCGGAGGATGCGGGATTCGAGGTGGAGAACGGCATCCTGGTCGACGCCGGGATGCACGCCGGATTCTCCGACGTTTTCGCCGCCGGAGACGCGGCCGACCCGTTCCATCCGGTGCTCGGGCGGCAGCTGCGCAGCGAGCACTGGGCGAATGCGATCGGCACGGGCCGCACCGCTGCACTCAACATGCTCGATCGCGGCGTCGAGTACGACGACATCCCCTATTTCTATACGGACCAATTCGACCTCGGCATGGAGTTCTCGGGATACGCCCCGCTGATGCCCGGGACCCATGTCGTGTACCGCGGAGACCTGGCGGCGCGCGAGTTCGTCTCCTTCTGGGTGACCGGCGAGGGACGTGTGGTGGCCGGCATGAACGTGAACGTGTGGGATGTGAACGAGCAGGTTCAGGGACTCATCCGTTCCGCACGACCGGTGGACGAGGCTCGGCTGGCGGATCCGACCGTGCCGCTCGGCGACCTCGTGGCGGACGCATGA
- a CDS encoding response regulator transcription factor, producing MSTGPRILIVDDEPNIRDLLTTSLRFAGFAVRAVGNGAQAISAVLEEEPDLIILDVMLPDMNGFGVTKRLRGAGYTAPILFLTAKDDTEDKITGLTVGGDDYVTKPFSLDEIVARIKAILRRTMQADDDAIIRAGELTMDQDTHEVFVGDTPIELSPTEFKLLRYLMLNPNRVLSKAQILDHVWEYDFNGDAGIVESYISYLRRKVDAHSSEPLIQTKRGFGYMLKAAKS from the coding sequence ATGAGCACCGGACCCCGAATCCTCATCGTCGACGACGAGCCCAACATCCGCGACCTCCTCACCACGAGCCTCCGGTTCGCCGGATTCGCCGTGCGTGCCGTCGGCAACGGCGCCCAGGCCATCAGCGCGGTGCTCGAGGAGGAGCCCGACCTCATCATCCTCGATGTGATGCTGCCGGACATGAACGGTTTCGGCGTCACGAAGCGTCTGCGGGGCGCGGGATACACGGCGCCGATCCTGTTCCTCACCGCCAAAGACGACACCGAGGACAAGATCACCGGTCTCACCGTCGGCGGCGACGACTACGTGACCAAGCCGTTCAGCCTCGACGAGATCGTCGCGCGCATCAAGGCCATCCTCCGCCGCACGATGCAGGCGGACGACGACGCGATCATCCGCGCGGGCGAGCTCACCATGGACCAGGACACGCACGAGGTCTTCGTCGGCGACACCCCCATCGAGCTCTCCCCCACCGAGTTCAAGTTGCTGCGCTACCTCATGCTCAACCCGAACCGCGTGCTGTCGAAGGCTCAGATCCTCGACCACGTGTGGGAGTACGACTTCAACGGCGACGCCGGCATCGTCGAGAGCTACATCTCCTACCTGCGCCGAAAGGTGGATGCGCACTCCAGCGAGCCGCTCATCCAGACCAAACGCGGCTTCGGCTACATGCTGAAGGCCGCGAAGTCCTAG
- a CDS encoding HAMP domain-containing sensor histidine kinase → MILDHWNSISLRTKITGVTVLVLTFGLLVAGLGTMLLFKPVLINLFDQQLKAIAAQPDSINAILPDQAKSSSGPVLGQAGTASYYVALYGSDGQLMQENWTAVPDGKKPAVPSSLSLEQGAACANEGAGWVQSRDGSGSFRSVCAVVQLRGQTPTYGTAIIAISTAPLDNTLASYLSIFFSFGVIVVIIGAFLTRALVTTTFRPLREVERTAAEIADGDFSQRLGGATPNTEVGRLNRSLNTMLNRIDRAFKDRARSIEQMRRFVGDASHELRTPLVSVRGYAELYRMGALQTPEEVAQAMERIEKEAVRMGLLVEDLLELARLDETKPLNLGIVDLVPLAHDAALDANAGNPDRAVSVQLSLPPLPPPPPGPSIAGAADAHQEESAAEPAPTRSAGGESSRNTGSQGPIGFAGATLARLRRRPRKADPGVETAPLELADIPEPPRVRALVMAEENKLRQVIANLIGNAVRYTPSGSPIEIGVSVDRDRDVAVLSVIDHGEGIPPQIREKIFQRFWRADTSRTRETGGSGLGLAIVASIVGAHHGTVEAVETPGGGATFQVTLPLVDSPHAPKTAATA, encoded by the coding sequence GTGATACTCGATCACTGGAATTCGATCTCGCTCCGTACGAAGATCACGGGCGTCACGGTGCTCGTGCTCACGTTCGGCCTGCTCGTCGCCGGCCTCGGCACGATGCTCCTGTTCAAACCGGTGCTGATCAACCTCTTCGACCAGCAGCTCAAGGCGATCGCCGCCCAGCCGGACAGCATCAACGCCATCCTCCCCGACCAGGCCAAGTCCTCCAGCGGCCCGGTGTTGGGACAGGCGGGCACCGCGAGCTACTACGTCGCCCTGTACGGCTCAGACGGTCAGCTCATGCAGGAGAACTGGACCGCGGTTCCGGACGGCAAGAAGCCCGCCGTGCCCAGCTCCTTATCGCTCGAGCAGGGAGCCGCATGCGCGAACGAGGGCGCCGGCTGGGTGCAGAGCCGTGACGGATCCGGATCCTTCCGCAGCGTGTGCGCCGTCGTCCAGCTGCGCGGACAGACGCCGACCTACGGAACGGCGATCATCGCCATCTCGACCGCGCCCCTCGACAACACGCTGGCGAGCTACCTCTCCATCTTCTTCAGCTTCGGTGTCATCGTCGTCATCATCGGCGCGTTCCTCACCCGTGCCCTCGTGACGACCACCTTCCGGCCACTCCGCGAGGTGGAGCGCACGGCAGCCGAGATCGCCGACGGCGACTTCAGTCAGCGCCTCGGCGGCGCGACGCCCAACACCGAAGTCGGCCGGCTGAACCGCTCGCTGAACACCATGCTGAACCGCATCGACCGGGCCTTCAAAGACCGGGCGCGCAGCATCGAGCAGATGCGACGGTTCGTCGGTGATGCCAGTCACGAGCTGCGCACCCCCCTCGTCTCCGTGCGCGGCTACGCAGAGCTCTACCGCATGGGTGCACTGCAGACGCCGGAAGAGGTCGCTCAGGCCATGGAGCGCATCGAGAAGGAGGCCGTGCGCATGGGCCTCCTCGTGGAGGACCTCCTGGAGCTCGCCCGCCTCGACGAGACGAAGCCGCTCAACCTCGGCATCGTCGATCTCGTTCCGCTCGCACACGACGCCGCGCTCGACGCGAACGCGGGCAACCCCGATCGCGCCGTCTCCGTGCAGTTGTCACTGCCGCCCCTGCCTCCGCCCCCGCCGGGGCCGTCGATCGCAGGAGCAGCGGATGCCCACCAGGAGGAGAGCGCAGCGGAACCGGCCCCCACGCGTTCCGCTGGCGGCGAGTCGTCCCGGAACACGGGATCGCAGGGTCCCATCGGGTTCGCCGGCGCGACCCTGGCCCGCCTGCGGCGCCGGCCGCGCAAGGCGGATCCGGGCGTGGAGACGGCTCCGCTCGAGCTGGCAGACATCCCGGAACCGCCGCGCGTACGCGCACTGGTGATGGCCGAGGAGAACAAGCTCAGGCAGGTCATCGCGAACCTGATCGGCAACGCGGTGCGATACACCCCGTCTGGCAGCCCGATCGAGATCGGTGTCTCGGTCGATCGAGACCGCGATGTCGCGGTCCTCTCGGTGATCGACCACGGCGAGGGCATCCCGCCGCAGATCAGGGAGAAGATCTTCCAGCGCTTCTGGCGGGCCGACACCTCGCGCACCCGCGAGACCGGCGGCAGCGGTCTCGGCCTGGCTATCGTCGCCTCGATCGTCGGCGCCCACCACGGCACCGTGGAGGCCGTCGAGACCCCCGGCGGCGGTGCGACCTTCCAGGTGACCCTCCCGCTGGTCGATTCGCCGCATGCACCGAAGACCGCCGCAACGGCCTGA
- a CDS encoding AAA family ATPase encodes MRDDELRRLLTESNPWWTAAARGADPTSWVAGNRTLRERTRYELGYRSGILDDVASVEPDGRLVVLTGPRRIGKSVALLDAAANLCTLPGVDPRQVIYVPCDTMRGRDVTRTLTLARMLTRSVDQPKPRPRVWLFDEISMVSGWTSALKLARDTTAFGDDTVVVTGSRWAQSEDIQGNLLAGRAGSTGSHRIRQLLPMSFRDFLTAAYPGLPTVAVVNPAELQSEESRWALDGLQFAVDELDLAWQDYLTCGGFPRAVFEHTRAGAVSDGYARDLHAWLRRDVDPDAPTNTTTTLLRGISERMNSPINLTSTAQDLGYASRPTFTARVDRLISTHAALRCNQVRDEGDRVVGAHYKLYLADPLLAWIPSIVSPGLPTPDFTRLTESALGITLARAIEALDEGRWLSDDSVGYARTESNNEIDFAPVRVPVGGTHSTTVPIESKWIDTGWRAESRVIDGKYGRGILATKSVLDLDGDVWAVPAPLVALLLA; translated from the coding sequence GTGCGCGATGACGAGTTACGACGCCTGTTGACCGAGAGCAATCCGTGGTGGACCGCCGCTGCCCGCGGCGCGGATCCCACGTCGTGGGTCGCCGGCAACCGCACGCTCCGCGAACGCACGCGATACGAGCTGGGCTACCGGAGCGGCATCCTCGACGACGTCGCCAGCGTCGAGCCCGATGGACGACTCGTCGTGCTCACGGGACCACGCCGCATCGGCAAGTCGGTGGCCCTGCTGGATGCCGCAGCCAATCTCTGCACGCTGCCCGGCGTCGATCCTCGTCAGGTCATCTACGTGCCGTGCGACACGATGCGCGGCCGCGACGTCACCCGCACACTCACTCTCGCCAGGATGCTCACCCGCTCCGTCGACCAGCCCAAGCCGCGCCCGCGCGTCTGGCTGTTCGATGAGATCAGCATGGTCAGCGGGTGGACGAGTGCACTCAAGCTCGCCCGCGACACCACAGCGTTCGGCGACGACACGGTCGTCGTCACGGGCAGTCGCTGGGCCCAGTCCGAGGACATCCAGGGCAACCTGCTCGCGGGGCGTGCGGGATCGACGGGGTCTCATCGCATTCGCCAGCTGCTGCCGATGTCATTCAGGGATTTCCTCACAGCCGCCTACCCTGGTCTGCCGACCGTCGCGGTCGTCAACCCGGCCGAGTTGCAGAGCGAGGAATCCCGCTGGGCGCTCGACGGCCTCCAGTTCGCCGTTGACGAGCTGGATCTCGCCTGGCAGGACTACCTCACGTGCGGCGGTTTTCCCCGCGCCGTCTTCGAGCACACCCGCGCCGGTGCGGTATCGGACGGCTATGCCCGCGACCTGCACGCGTGGCTGCGCCGCGATGTCGATCCGGATGCGCCGACCAACACCACCACGACACTCCTGCGCGGCATCAGCGAGCGCATGAACAGCCCGATCAACCTGACCTCGACGGCTCAGGATCTCGGATACGCGAGCCGACCCACCTTCACCGCCCGTGTCGACCGGCTGATCAGTACCCACGCCGCTCTCCGCTGCAACCAGGTGCGCGACGAAGGCGACCGCGTCGTCGGGGCGCACTACAAGCTGTATCTCGCTGATCCGCTGCTCGCCTGGATCCCCTCCATCGTGAGCCCTGGCCTGCCGACGCCCGATTTCACGCGGCTCACGGAGTCCGCGCTCGGGATCACGCTCGCCCGCGCGATCGAGGCGCTCGACGAGGGCCGCTGGCTCTCCGACGACTCCGTCGGCTACGCCCGCACGGAGTCGAACAACGAGATCGACTTCGCGCCGGTCCGAGTGCCCGTCGGGGGCACGCATTCGACGACGGTCCCCATCGAGAGCAAGTGGATCGACACGGGCTGGCGTGCGGAATCGCGGGTCATCGATGGCAAGTACGGGCGCGGCATCCTGGCGACGAAGTCCGTGCTCGATCTGGACGGCGACGTCTGGGCCGTTCCGGCACCGCTCGTGGCGCTGCTGCTGGCGTAG
- a CDS encoding WXG100 family type VII secretion target translates to MTTYRVDSDQMIAATSAVRGSMSRIQSEVAGLMGQLNGLQGSWSGQAATSFQGVVAQWRGTQQQVEESLAALNQALGQAGQHYAEVELTNAKLFSV, encoded by the coding sequence ATGACCACATATCGGGTGGACAGCGACCAGATGATCGCGGCGACGAGCGCCGTGCGCGGATCGATGAGCCGCATCCAGAGCGAGGTGGCGGGCCTGATGGGCCAGCTGAACGGTCTGCAGGGTTCGTGGAGCGGGCAAGCGGCCACTTCGTTCCAGGGCGTGGTCGCGCAATGGCGAGGCACGCAGCAACAGGTCGAAGAATCGCTCGCCGCCCTGAACCAGGCGCTCGGTCAGGCCGGGCAGCACTACGCGGAGGTGGAACTCACGAACGCGAAGCTGTTCTCGGTCTGA
- the groL gene encoding chaperonin GroEL (60 kDa chaperone family; promotes refolding of misfolded polypeptides especially under stressful conditions; forms two stacked rings of heptamers to form a barrel-shaped 14mer; ends can be capped by GroES; misfolded proteins enter the barrel where they are refolded when GroES binds), with protein MAKIIAFNEEARRGLERGLNTLADAVKVTLGPRGRNVVLDKKWGAPTITNDGVSIAKEIELDDPYERIGAELVKEVAKKTDDVAGDGTTTATVLAQALVREGLRNVAAGADPISLKRGIESATAAVVAELVAAAKEVETKEQIAATASISAGDPEIGAIIAEAIDKVGKEGVVTVEESNTFGTELELTEGMRFDKGFLSQYFVTDPDRQEAVFEDPYILIANQKISNIKDLLPIVDKVIQAGKQLLIIAEDVDGEALATLIVNKVRGIFKSVAVKAPGFGDRRKAQLQDIAILTGGQVISEEIGLKLENVTLDLLGQARKVVITKDETTIVEGAGDPEQIAGRVQQIRNEIENTDSDYDREKLQERLAKLAGGVAVIKAGAATEVELKERKHRIEDAVRNAKAAVEEGIVAGGGVALIQAGKKAFENLELSGDEATGVSIVKVAIEAPLKQIALNAGLEPGVVAAKVAELPSGQGLNAATGEYVDMLEAGINDPVKVTRSALQNAASIAGLFLTTEAVVADKPEKAAPIPGGDAGGMDF; from the coding sequence ATGGCAAAGATCATTGCTTTCAACGAGGAGGCTCGTCGCGGCCTCGAGCGTGGACTCAACACGCTTGCCGACGCGGTCAAGGTGACCCTCGGCCCCCGCGGTCGCAACGTCGTGCTCGACAAGAAGTGGGGCGCCCCGACGATCACCAACGACGGCGTGTCCATCGCGAAGGAGATCGAGCTCGACGACCCGTACGAGCGCATCGGTGCCGAGCTCGTCAAGGAGGTCGCGAAGAAGACCGACGACGTCGCCGGTGACGGCACCACGACCGCGACCGTGCTCGCCCAGGCGCTCGTGCGCGAGGGCCTTCGCAACGTCGCGGCCGGAGCCGACCCGATCAGCCTCAAGCGCGGCATCGAGTCCGCGACGGCTGCCGTCGTCGCGGAGCTCGTCGCCGCCGCCAAGGAGGTCGAGACCAAGGAGCAGATCGCCGCGACGGCATCCATCTCCGCCGGTGACCCCGAGATCGGCGCGATCATCGCCGAGGCCATCGACAAGGTGGGCAAGGAAGGCGTCGTCACGGTCGAGGAGTCGAACACCTTCGGCACCGAGCTCGAGCTCACCGAGGGCATGCGCTTCGACAAGGGCTTCCTGTCGCAGTACTTCGTGACCGACCCCGACCGCCAGGAGGCGGTCTTCGAGGACCCCTACATCCTCATCGCCAACCAGAAGATCTCGAACATCAAGGACCTTCTGCCCATCGTCGACAAGGTGATCCAGGCGGGCAAGCAGCTGCTGATCATCGCCGAGGACGTCGACGGCGAGGCCCTGGCCACGCTGATCGTCAACAAGGTGCGCGGCATCTTCAAGTCGGTCGCCGTCAAGGCTCCTGGCTTCGGCGACCGCCGCAAGGCCCAGCTGCAGGACATCGCCATCCTCACCGGTGGTCAGGTCATCAGCGAGGAGATCGGTCTCAAGCTCGAGAACGTGACCCTCGACCTGCTCGGTCAGGCTCGCAAGGTGGTCATCACCAAGGATGAGACCACGATCGTCGAGGGCGCGGGCGACCCGGAGCAGATCGCCGGCCGCGTGCAGCAGATCCGCAACGAGATCGAGAACACCGACAGCGACTACGACCGCGAGAAGCTCCAGGAGCGCCTCGCCAAGCTCGCCGGTGGCGTCGCCGTCATCAAGGCGGGCGCGGCCACCGAGGTCGAGCTCAAGGAGCGCAAGCACCGCATCGAGGACGCCGTGCGCAACGCGAAGGCTGCCGTCGAGGAGGGCATCGTCGCCGGTGGTGGCGTCGCGCTCATCCAGGCAGGCAAGAAGGCGTTCGAGAACCTCGAGCTCAGTGGCGACGAGGCGACCGGCGTGAGCATCGTCAAGGTCGCCATCGAGGCGCCGCTGAAGCAGATCGCCCTCAACGCCGGACTCGAGCCGGGCGTCGTGGCGGCCAAGGTCGCCGAGCTTCCCTCGGGTCAGGGCCTCAACGCCGCGACCGGTGAGTACGTCGACATGCTCGAGGCGGGCATCAACGACCCGGTGAAGGTGACCCGCTCTGCTCTGCAGAACGCGGCATCCATCGCCGGCCTGTTCCTCACGACCGAGGCGGTCGTGGCAGACAAGCCGGAGAAGGCTGCTCCGATCCCCGGTGGCGACGCCGGCGGCATGGACTTCTAA
- a CDS encoding permease prefix domain 1-containing protein — translation MTDGRDRIDSYLDDLFGRLHGDPAECRSMLAEAEAHLRDAAAASVEAGMDEDAAQQAAIDAFGSAEHVARAVDPHPFVAAATAFALAGGWLAAIGFVAVGLSAGIARLLALLTSTQWVYGAPSSYRFAAAQCAHWMLVQPTAGNCRTAAAMEASDDSFLFAVAGSIAGLLVVGLVVLAAFLLRRAASIPRRRVPRPVVWAVGATAFGGAGLALLAAGIGGVVLRGHWGQGLWYVEAAVSLALAAYFCIRLVPAMASTLTPAGRS, via the coding sequence ATGACCGACGGGCGCGATCGCATCGACTCGTATCTCGACGACCTCTTCGGTCGTCTGCACGGCGATCCGGCGGAGTGCCGGAGCATGCTCGCGGAGGCGGAGGCCCATCTGCGGGACGCTGCCGCGGCATCCGTCGAGGCAGGGATGGACGAGGATGCCGCGCAGCAGGCGGCCATCGACGCCTTCGGGTCGGCCGAGCACGTTGCGCGCGCCGTCGATCCGCATCCGTTCGTGGCCGCGGCAACGGCCTTCGCCCTCGCCGGCGGCTGGCTGGCGGCGATCGGCTTCGTGGCCGTCGGCCTCTCCGCTGGGATCGCGCGTCTCCTCGCGCTGCTCACGTCCACGCAGTGGGTCTACGGTGCGCCGAGCTCGTACCGCTTCGCTGCCGCTCAGTGCGCGCACTGGATGCTCGTGCAGCCGACGGCCGGCAACTGCCGGACGGCCGCCGCGATGGAGGCGTCCGACGACTCGTTCCTCTTCGCGGTCGCCGGCTCCATCGCCGGGCTGCTCGTGGTCGGCCTCGTGGTGCTGGCGGCGTTCCTGTTGCGCCGTGCGGCCAGCATCCCGCGTCGCCGCGTGCCTCGGCCCGTCGTCTGGGCGGTCGGGGCGACGGCATTCGGCGGCGCAGGACTCGCGCTGCTCGCGGCAGGCATCGGCGGTGTCGTCCTGCGCGGGCACTGGGGGCAGGGACTCTGGTACGTCGAGGCGGCGGTGTCGCTCGCGTTGGCGGCATACTTCTGCATCCGGCTCGTGCCCGCCATGGCGAGCACTCTCACCCCAGCCGGGCGTTCGTGA
- a CDS encoding helix-turn-helix transcriptional regulator, with protein MGHDRIRGNLDLLLLSILSAGPAHGYHVITALKARSEGEFDLAEGTVYPALHGLEAGGLVDSDWQAVEGRRRRVYRLSDAGARELADQTAQWRRFSVAVDSVIGGLA; from the coding sequence ATGGGACACGATCGCATCCGGGGCAACCTCGACCTCCTGCTCCTCAGCATCCTCAGTGCAGGACCGGCTCACGGATACCACGTCATCACGGCGCTCAAGGCGCGGAGCGAGGGCGAGTTCGATCTGGCGGAAGGCACTGTCTATCCCGCGCTGCACGGTCTCGAGGCAGGCGGGCTCGTCGACAGCGACTGGCAGGCGGTGGAGGGGCGCCGCCGACGCGTCTACCGGCTGAGCGACGCGGGTGCCAGGGAGCTCGCCGATCAGACCGCCCAGTGGCGCAGATTCTCGGTCGCTGTCGACAGCGTGATCGGGGGTCTCGCATGA
- a CDS encoding cold-shock protein, translating to MANGTVKWFNAEKGYGFITVDGGGQDVFVHYSAIDMNGYKVLEEGQQVTFEVGSGSKGPQAESVRPA from the coding sequence ATGGCGAACGGAACCGTCAAATGGTTCAACGCTGAAAAGGGCTACGGCTTCATCACTGTCGATGGTGGGGGACAGGACGTTTTCGTTCACTACTCCGCAATCGACATGAATGGCTACAAGGTCCTTGAAGAGGGTCAGCAGGTGACTTTCGAGGTCGGCAGTGGATCGAAGGGGCCGCAGGCGGAGTCCGTCCGACCCGCCTGA